TTTTAGGATTTAAAATGCAACAATATTTTCATGCAAAACAAATCTTCGTAAATAATCTTAGTTTAACAATAAATTCTGCTAAAaccacaaataaaaaattgtctAATTATGAACTGAATTTAAGAGGAGAATATGTTATATCTCTGAATTAAGTTAAAGCAGAATTTTCATACCAgtatcttaattttaaaaatgaattttaaatgtTAACATTAGTATGTGACAGCAAACATCATCTTACGTACATAGTTGCATTTTAGTTCAACTTGTAAATATTGGTTTAAAATCCAGAAGTACAGATTacacaatcaaaatcaaaagcgAGCATTTCTGCTTGTCATTTAAATTATGAGATTGTCTTGAAATTATTCAGGTAACAAAGACCGATGGCCAAGAGTAAAACAGCATACAAGTGATATCAATAGAAAAATGATTAAACTCCTTCAGCTTGTTATGTATGCAGCAAGAAATGTGTATTCCAGTACCTCTAAATAAAAGTCTATGTTAATATACTCTATACTTGAGCAGCACATTGTTTTAGCAAGGAAACGATGATGAAACCAATGACTTTTAATAAACTGATGAAAGTTGCACATTCAACACCTTCCATTACAAAACATTAATCTAGTCAAATGGCATGAAATCAATTTAAGCTTAGCAGTAAGAGAAAGGTAGGGTATTACTTAGATATGGACAGACGATTTAATGAAACACCATTTTTCAAAGGATATGAATAAGCTAACAAAGATTAGAAGTTGGGGAAAAATATTTCTTGAATAAAAGATGAAGCACTAAATATAGCAACCTTGTTTCCAGACTTGGCagtaatatttgttttaaaacatgtgaGCACCTTTGTTTTGAGTGAGAAcataaatttgagaaaaataaagtaaaggAAAAGAAGTTTCCAAGGTTTAGAGCaaacataaatacaataaaatttaatATGGAGGTAGTCTTAGCTTGCTACCAATTCCATACATTTTAAAGCACAAAATATTATGTAATCTTAAAACATGCATGGAAAATTTGCCATGATTCTGTAACGTTGAAGCACATGGTAACCAGAAACCAAAGTAATCCAAAGCAAACAAGTGAAAAGCAGAGTATATGTACTTGAATGGTATCAAACACTTTTCTCAGTTTGTAAAAATGACATTGTGAATATCTGAATACCGGTACTGCTTTTTAAACAATAATATAGAATGGTCTTACAACAGATGAGACTGCTAGTATTTCTAGAaacattttcacaattttttatcaAGTTTATGATATGTTAGGTGtatcataaatacatgtatattgatgttGAAAACCACTTGTTCATTCTAAACACTTTTCAtgtggtaataatgatgatattcgAATATTATCATACCCCAATGTATGTATGGTGTAAGGGATCTCTCCTGGGGTGACTTTCACAAATATGAAGTCATGGCAAAGTTTGGCTGCATATCAATCAGCAATCAGATTCAAAATTATCTCAATACAAGGTATTTAAATAGCACATGTGGAGGGCTGGCAGTGCAAAATAACCTCacacaagaaaacaaaaacatactCATTAAAGATCTACATACAAGAGAACATGACTGTCTGATATAGCATCAGAACACATTTTAAAATGCATCACATCTCTTTATATTTCATCATGACTTCATACAATATATAAGTATGcactattttataaaatatacaCATGTATGTCAAACAAATTTTCTGACTGTTATACCCAAGAAAGCACGTTGGCTTGGTaataagcattttgcaaaagaTTAATCAtgtacaattatttataaatatatcccTATCAAATTTTTCTCAATAACAAATTGAATTTGTTATctcaaaatttctaaaaacaTGGATACACTATTATAATATAGAGCAATTTCCAAATTCTAGGAAATAGTAGATGCGGCAGTGTGTACGTATCTATTGTGGCAGTTGAGATGTGCACTTTCATTAGGATACATTATACTCTTAGTTTGCATCACTATAGTGAAATATGACATACAAAAATAGACAGATATATTTCTGTTGCTCTTTTCATTTGAACTGGATAGAAATGATGTTATTtccaatgtttttgtttaaaaacaGGTCTGTACAAACAACATACCGAAGACCCCTTCTATGTTTTCAGCATAGTAACTTTTTGTGGTGTCAGATTCCAATATAAAGTACATTGTTACATTACAATtcaagataaataccagttgtggtaacgatctcaaaatgagttcgaacagaataaaataaaattaccacccaagtgtttgtatgtatgaataaaaaatatgtgccaagtggctctggaagaaaatatgtaattgctgagaaattagcaaaataagcacggaattccatcaaatgtcgggtattatTCCGAGCAATGTGAATACACTGTCTCACATacgcttttctgtgttagtgatcatcagaattatcggttttgagctaagatttcatgattctacaaagataagtttacattaatgtaccagattagatgtatgataatatggtgacaattaaccttgattttaaagactttctcatgaaataattgtatgCAGCAACTActatcttttacctttaatttccAAGTCATTTCTGAACCAAGAAAGATTAATTTTTAATGATCGACCATGACCCATTTATTAAGTATGGGCTCTGTAACATAATCAATTGACCAACCTTTTTTACATGATGTGCTATGGAACTAAAGTCAACCGTAATTGTATAACTGATTGGATATTTCATGTTCCTGGGCAATTCTGTTTTTAAATAGAAGTCAGTAGAAGTTAATactaaaagaaatacaaaagctAAAATTCCCTTGATAACATTTCTTACAATCTTCCAGCATTAGACTTGTAAataaatctgactttgatcagTTGTTTCAAGTTCTTTATTTAGAATGgtctaaaatgaaaaagaacaGCCTCTCTAAATGATTCATCATTCATTTTGGtagatgataaaaaaatagttCAATAAATACTTAGTACTTTGTATTTGAATCAGTAATaacatataaaaaatgaatataaatacatAGGCTCATGGGCATCCTCTCTGTGATGCTAATACAGATTAATATCTCATAGGATATTAGTATAATTTGTAATCACACatatcaaaataacattttcaaatataatttaataacaaaaatcATAGAAAGTATTCATTTGcctattttcccctttttctgatGACTAGGGCCAGTAGTACATTCTGATAATCTTAGATAGGTTTCGATTGGATCATAGTCTCTTGTAGTCATGTAATCTGTCATGGAATCTTTTTTCCTTCGTACTGGTGATGATTCTGCTGATGATATGTTAGAACCCCTAGCTGGTGAACTATTTTGCCTTGCTGCTTTATGTCTAAAGCGCCTACCACTGAATGTATGCGTTGGTGAAGCATCTGGTGACATGTCACTGAAGTGCATCAGATCTTGTGGCTCTACATCAATCAACCTTTCAGGTTTGACAGAGAAGTCAATCCATGCTGTTGGTTCTGATAAATGTCTTTGCAACTGCCTGGGAGAGACACACCGTAGGACCCCCAGTCTTGGTAGTTCTGGAGACATCCATCGATCTCTGTTCTCGAGGCAACTTGTGATGTATTCACTAGAAACGTAAATATCCTCATTTCCACAGTTTCGCAATGTGAGGCCACATGGCACTGTGTGTATCCTCTGCATATGAATGTTACCTTTGTTCTGGTTCTCACTCATAAAGTTTGAATTACAGTCTGTGAGCGGTAAGGATGATGTATCTATGCCAGCATCAGTCTTTGTTGCTTCCTCATTGCCAACATACCCTGCATTCAAAAAGGCACTTTTCTCTGTAGGTTGTGACTCAGTCAAGCTCCTAAGCAGAGCAGCTGGGATGTAACCCAGTTCCCTACGGTCATTATGTCCAAACCACCAATTCTTGTTGTCTTTCTGTAAAACTGTAAGGAGTTCACCTTCACAGAATGAGAGCATAACTGGATCAGGAGCAGCATAATCCTGGTTTGCTACATACTCCTTGTGTTCTACATGAAGAGGGATATAATTATGATTGTCTCTAGGCTGAGGTAAGGGCAACAGAGATGTAGTGATCGTAACCGGAGTTGTTCGAAGTAAGGGTTCTTTAAGAACCAGACCTgaagtaaataataataattcaagtgTTATTTCAAACATAAGTCAATGACATTGATGCTTTTGCATGATAAAGTGCTATTTTTTGTGGCAATAATATCTACAGCTATAAATCAAAAACCTAAATATCTTCAAAATGAAGAACTTCATAAATGctcaatttgaaaaaagaaataaaaaattgaagaaaaaaatattcataatcacaCAGATGTACTGCATATGTTTTACATAAATTTCAACAAGAAATCAACATCAACACatataattaatttgattttaaaatatctaggtgaaaattatgagtttgtgtttttctttcatcataTGAACTTTTTGCGATAAATACCTACTATAAATAACAATATGTTACATACATACCTGACTCATCAAGAGGAGTTGTTCTATAGCACTGAATAAGGTTTCTTAAATCACAAGCCTGGATATCTCGCCCCCTGTCCTCACTCCGATCTCTCCTCACGTAGAACATTGATTCAATGGTCTCGATCAGGTAATGATTGCAATGGTTTCTGGTACACACAGATATCACAAAATGTCCTGTATGCAAACaaaatagatataaatcatttacattagcgtgagaaaaaaattgaattatctCTAGAATAGTACTAGACAGAGACAAAACATACATTTACATCATAGTATGTATTCCCTCATGTATTCAGAAAATTGGTTTTATGATGCACTGACAAGATGTCAATCTGACAATTGCCATAGAAACAGTCATTAATCAGTGCTTCTCAAATCTCATATAAAACCAAGGATTTGACTGAAATCGTCCATAGTTAACAATTCAGTCAGTGctgataatatttcatttttcaggaAATCCCTCCCCAAACAACCTAAAGTACATTCCTTCATCATGAGTGATTAGTATGGTATAGGATCGTATTACAGATCacatttcatgaattcaatcatatcaaacacaatgTTGTCATAAGATACACAAATAcctacaaaatttgaatatatgtaaaaattatgcagaaatagtttttcttttttacgatatcagcttccaatcggacccctctttgcatgtgaaatattttggtcacttgaaaatggTATCGTATTACCTAAcgtttgttttttaatggaaaaagtTGAAAAGACAACAAAATCACTTAAGAGCTATTTttacaatgttttattattttgagaaTACAAAGACtgttaaaatgtgtttttgacaattttttatcatctttctattcaagttacATTTGGAAGGATGTTGTAAAGTTTTGagcaaatgaaattattttctgatgcgtatgatgtgcgcgttcggtaatacaagcctggtcggtaatacaatcagtCACTGTATACTTTAAAATACAGAATACCCCctaagtttgttgtaaaaatggccaaaaaaaaataaaataaaaaaatttgaaaatattggtgaaggtttgaggaaaatccattagaCATTCAGAAATTAATAAGAATGTACAATTTTGGATTTGTGTGgtcataaacaagcagctgccccattttatgtaatataaaatgcatgaatttttatttttttatagttcgagattattttttatttctttttacaaacggatgtgaaatgatttgtctattgatatactgaatgtacagtaaaaaacattgtcaattttctgagaaaatgacatttcattgatattttaccATACAATATGTAGTAAAGGTGcacgcatatgacgtcacaaatcaaataatttatattttaatattaatctttttattctttgatggatttttctcaaacctttggcaatattttttttaatttttttctgctatttttacaataaactttttgtcagggtgaacttcccctttaaaaagatGCTATAAAATAGACAGTGAATTCAATTTTCAAGAGATTTCCGGTAACCAAGGTATTCGATACAGACATTCTATACATTCATCAAtgtgataaatgaaaaaaaatcaattcatagAATGGTAGAAACATGTTTCTGAATGCATGCTTACCTCCTCTATTACTGCTTTGTCTTACTAAAAACAATCCTTCTTTGCCACTGGTATGACCTCTGAAAGGACTCTTGAGTAGTAGTTCCTCAGCCACCTTACGCTCCATTAGACCATGAAACCAAAGGGGTACTTCCACTAGCTTGCCCCGCCCACATGAactatggtggtgatgatgatgagatctTAAAGAACATGGAGAGTTAGGCAACGAGTTATGCTGTCGCAGTTTGGATGGGCTAAACATGCTGCAACTCCTGTAATGAGATAAGAAATGAGAACATAACCGATAACctcttgaattaaaaaaaaactcttttatgacacatttatttcatcaaaataaaatataggcAGATTCTTTAAAGGTTGACTAATTCAGTACCCGGCATATCAAATTCAGATTGACAGTATATTGCAAGTAATTACAAAAGGGAAACTAGACCTAAATGGAGGCCCAGAATCAACTGAGATGAGAAAGACAAGAACTGAAGCAGAACAACAATGCAGGGTATACCAGAATGCCAAAATCAAGAGAAAACCAGTATTATAAACTTGTTATTTCCTGGAAGGTCTGTATTAAGccaaaattatataatttaagTAGTCACCTTAGtttttgtaaatataatacacttaagattatttattttcaattaaaaatttcCAATAAAAAAGAATCAGGTTCCAATAATAACTATATTTCCACCTTTTTTCTATATAAAACCACTTCCAGTAAGGAATGGGacagaaatttcaaaataaaatccttGTATATAGCTTTCTGATAAAGaatttatgataaatttataCATGACAAATGTTTAACTTCACAATATTCTcttataaagaattaaaaaaaatcatataaaacacATTATTAAAACATAGGTGAGTAAGTTTTTACAAGTAgacaataatcaaataataatcTAAACAAAATCCACCTCCTTCCCAAATCTGTAAGTCTTAAAGAAACATAGGAAAGtagtattttacaaaaaaaaaaacatccaaaaACTTCATTGTGCCATTCACTCCTAAAACTGGAAAGATTTCAATCTTAGAAGTCAATAGAATTTCCTGGAAAGACAACTCATTCTGATGATAACTTCAATTgagtaaaagaaacaaaatcatcCATCCTTGATGGCAAAATTTCCCACAATCATCATGCCTTCTGAGAAACTGGAAGCAACCAAGTACATATGCTTTTCATCAATATTTACACAAATTTCCTTGAATGGTAACGATTATAAACCAAAACCTTGGTAACTATATGATCCAAACTTCCACAAAGGGTCtgataaattacaagaactaGTCATCTGAGAAAAATGTACCTAAAAAGAAACTATACTGTCAATGTTGACATATGTGATATTTGATACCCACTGGTGTTTGCTGTATGAACTGACGTCTTTTCATCATTGAattcaataaaagaaaaacaaacacaaacGATTCAGCAAAAGAGTTGCacaaaaatccatattttgGAATGATGTCAACACATCTGACCTCAGAAGTAAACAATGATGTCTATTGTCTACTTAATGTACTAGTATGACAATATTAAACTGAGGTTttttatgtctatgttttaatACACCTGCCCACACCATTTTATTGTTAGATTGTAGGAGGTAATGAATTAGTGTGCAAGATTCTCTTTCACTTTCATATATGAACATGAAGTCATGATCAGCTGCTCAATGGAAGTATGAAAAATGAACAATTGGTAGTGACATAGAAATTGTTTACATGTCGGGGGTACATTGACGAACGCAAGTTACAAAAAGGTAAAATGCAGCTACATTCCATCTCCATTTTAAACAGAaagtgataaaataaataatggtCTCAATTCTATAGTTGTTTTATAAAAGTGATTTTAGTGAATGGGAAATAAGTGAAGGTAACTGTGTAGACCCATACCACAATGAAGGATGTGGTGACGGTGTTCAGATTATGACATTGATCTATACTTTTAGAATCACTAATGGTGAATTGAAAGACAGATTGAGCAAAAGAGGGACACCTGACTCAGGTAATACCTAGGTGTTAACTTGCTCAGTAAGGGTAGGATGCGGTAGTGTCACATGGCCCGGTATGACTGTCATCGGACTTCCGACCGGGAAGTAATTGGATGCCAGGAGGATGTTTGTGGGAGTGTTATATAGCAGGTTCATGTGTACTGTCAATGCTTTAAGAGCTATATCATGCTCCAAGTCCTGCACGTACACATCAAGTCTTTTCACCCTGATCtcattttttctcaaacttaAAGGGATGTATTGCAACACAAGGTTCTggacaatatttacaatttaaatGTCAGTAAATACAGGATAATTTAATGGGGAAGTTCATcaattgaaaattcatttgaatagtTCACATGCATAAAGATGAAAATTGCATCAGAATAGGAGGTAcaataacaaaattatgatattttaatgtTCCACTAAAAATCACAAATCAGTTAGGCCTATACATCCTGGtgagtatgcaaatgagggaacaaATGGTgccacccactcactatttcttttgtatttaattccACAAAGTATAACAGATTTCAATGATCTTTTGATTTATCTgtaacaaagttttattttttcctgaacatgtgcaacTGATTGTTTTGTATTCTATTGTGATTTAATGAAGAGTTTCCTTATTTTCATAGGTAAAAAGGagacattttttaatgaaaacaataacatttttttcaatcagatttcaatgaaattttcagcatttttattcaaactaacTTTTTCTTGGGGTCAACTTGCCCTTTAAGATAATAACCTTAAAATAATTTTAggatatacagtacatgtccACAGTAGGAAGAGACTATCGTTGCAGACTCGAAACTGTTGCTTGACTTGcctctttcatatttttaaccCAAATATTACCAAAATTATAACCTTGAGAAAGGAACAATAATAATGCTAATCAACTGctcatgagaaaaaaaaacattgtgctCAAACTGAAAagatattcaacaaatacctgtCTGCAACACATGCGacaatcaatatcaattatCATCTTCACAATGCATTTTAATTCAGGAAATAGACATCACGCATCACTCTACTCATGATCTTGCCATCTTTCTTCAAGCTAAGCTCAATATGCTGCATAAGATTAACACATTTCAAgttgcaaataaaaatgttacaTCAAACTTTTTCTGATTGCAAGTTCGATGGTAGGTCAAGTTCACAGAACATAGTTGAACTTGAAGAAAGCCTACGTCACAGCTTTTCTGTCACAAGCGATGAGGGAATTTCCACCCATTCCCATAAAATGAGCCTACCTATTTCACATCTCTCCCTCCATCGATGTATACTTTCTTGGAAAAGGAGGCGTCAGATGGTTAGCTAACCAATTACTGAGGGTTGGATTGTAGTGTCGAGAGGACTGCGTGCAGACATGGGCAGCATGCTTAATTAACCTTCATCACCATCCATCTCCGTTCCATCGTAATGAAAGagttgagaaaaagaaaataatcacaTCTCCCCCATGTCTTCCATGAAGAATGCATGGATGGACGTAGCGAGCTACCGTAAGCTTTTCACTTTCTAATTTTCCCTAGAACTCACAAACCTTGAAGGCCTAATAAAATCAAACCTTTCCAAttaattttgtcattatttgttTACATGCCCAGTATTATCATCCACATCTTATTTGTATGAAATTTAACTAACACATTAAACTACATTGCACCTAATCTCAATTCTGAAACTGATATGTAATAAAGTGAGCTTAGTACTGTACTCTGCAAGAGCTCATCATTTCAATTATCATCAACTCCCCTGACACAGCTTCTTGCTGATAACTTTAAGTAAataattactgtttttttttaagttaatcTATTAGATTAACTCTTTAAAACAGTAATGAAAGGCGATTGGACAATATAAACTCTTGAGATGATCTGGATATGTAGTCAATATAAAGTCGAAGAAAGTTTAACAAATCACAATTAAAAAGAATTATCAATTGAAATCAAATGCTAGTGTtaactttattttactttagaaGCAATTATAACCAGAAAAGATTttttataaccccccccccaaaaaaaaaaaacccaaatataTAATGAATTAAATACCACTGAGTTTTAAAACTAtggcttgaaaaaaaaaaatccactttgTGGTAGTGAGTGAatccattttttcttcacatatttTCTTTGAGCATGCATGGACTTCATGTAAGAATCAATTCAATAAAAAGttatcaaacaagaaaaaaagctTAATGAAAAAACTATTATTAGtattctttttaataaataaataatgtcagaataaaaaagaaacttcatgaaaaaatattaatagtaTTTCTAGTTCAAACCATCATGTTCCCTGTTCCGGGGGGAAAATTACATTATGATGTAGGGGCTAGGGGTGATTTCGCCCCCGAAATGCTCACTAGAGCCATGGATAAATCCCCATTGATTGTAATGTTGCAATGCaatatgttttgaaaaataggcccccccccaaaaaaaaaaaaaataataataataacaaaaaaattgggCTGTCCCTTTGGCACTCCAGGAATGGGATAGTTATTCCTGAGGCATTAGAATTCAATGTGAATTAAGATGATCCAGGTATGATACACAACCAAACCAAAGGGCCTCCGGAAATGACATTATCAGAGAAAGGACGTCAGAAGTGTCTCTGTCCCAACCAAAGCACATTTAACATGTATACCAGTCCAGTGCTCTCAAGAATCGTCACCCATCAATGTATCAAGGATGGGAGTGTATAATACAGGCAGTGAGTTCCTTCCTGGAATGCACATTAGCTATGCAGTATACAGActgttaaaggtaaatgctagttttggtaacgatatcaaaatgagttcgtacagaatccataATCTATCAAATTCTAATAGAAACAATACCATTCAagataacattttttcataaattgctTGGTTGGTAGAATTCAATCAAGTTCAATTACAGAAACATACTCTGGAATTCTGGAATATCATTTCCTTCATGTCTGATTTAAAGTCATGTAATGGATTATTAGAAGAAAATAACAGtgtacataggcctataattataaagtgaaaaaaataaacattacaaaccatttcaaaaaataaatcttcTAAACTTATTCCTAAATTATCACCTGATGAAACATATGGGTAAGCTAAAataacatttgaccttgatcatgcgacctaagacttttGAGTaagacgatcagtgatacttaatcCCTTATgttcacatttcatgaactagatgtatggcaattcaacaaatgccccttaaatggccaaagttctttgaccttggtcacatgACCTGAACTCACACAGGCTGTTCACTGATACTTGAatatgaggctgttctcactacgttcctaaaactagtttactggaaactagtttagtggaaactagtttaacgcgtagtgagaacgatcaaagcggtcttggaagcgatcttccagaccagtttggaaaaccacctcgcgatgtagttttcaagatcgctttgcctcgttaaaatggttttagcgtaagtgaggacacaaccgttcttcgggaagcgatcttcgcacattttgagcgcgctactccacacgacaggtgtagaatgcccatgctgcggtttcaaatttcgcgcgaaacgtgtcacccacTGAGAGAGTTTCCacagcaacaagagcgctttacgtgaagggattttcaaaaccactttcgtgtgatcaagtgggaacgctagcaaagcgatcttccaaagtggtttcctgaatcggtttccagtaaactagatttagaaagcgtaatgagaacagcctctatgtccaagtttcataaactagatccatatacttataacacttaaccttggttaagatttaattgttgactctaaatgaccattgacatttttcatatgacctgaaactctcacAGGATGctatacttgattactcttctaTCCAAGGGACATGGGTTCGATCCCCAGCCACGGcatttttccttcagcaagaaatttacctatattgtgctgcactcaacccaggtgaggt
This genomic interval from Lytechinus pictus isolate F3 Inbred chromosome 3, Lp3.0, whole genome shotgun sequence contains the following:
- the LOC129255447 gene encoding uncharacterized protein LOC129255447; this translates as MFSPSKLRQHNSLPNSPCSLRSHHHHHHSSCGRGKLVEVPLWFHGLMERKVAEELLLKSPFRGHTSGKEGLFLVRQSSNRGGHFVISVCTRNHCNHYLIETIESMFYVRRDRSEDRGRDIQACDLRNLIQCYRTTPLDESGLVLKEPLLRTTPVTITTSLLPLPQPRDNHNYIPLHVEHKEYVANQDYAAPDPVMLSFCEGELLTVLQKDNKNWWFGHNDRRELGYIPAALLRSLTESQPTEKSAFLNAGYVGNEEATKTDAGIDTSSLPLTDCNSNFMSENQNKGNIHMQRIHTVPCGLTLRNCGNEDIYVSSEYITSCLENRDRWMSPELPRLGVLRCVSPRQLQRHLSEPTAWIDFSVKPERLIDVEPQDLMHFSDMSPDASPTHTFSGRRFRHKAARQNSSPARGSNISSAESSPVRRKKDSMTDYMTTRDYDPIETYLRLSECTTGPSHQKKGKIGK